A genomic region of Luteibacter aegosomatissinici contains the following coding sequences:
- the rplJ gene encoding 50S ribosomal protein L10, which translates to MALNLSQKQEVVAELAEVAAKAHSLVAAEYAGTTVSQMTAMRKKARESGVFLKVVKNTLAARAVAGTEFEVVADALTGPLLYAFSTEEPGAAGRLIKEFAKTNDKLKPKVVSIEGKLFDAKHVDVLASLPTREEALAMLARVLAEPVTMFARAIKAVADKQGGGEVAAEAPAEA; encoded by the coding sequence ATGGCTCTCAATCTTTCTCAGAAGCAAGAAGTAGTCGCAGAGCTCGCTGAGGTTGCCGCGAAGGCACACTCCTTGGTCGCTGCCGAATACGCAGGCACCACGGTCTCGCAGATGACCGCGATGCGTAAGAAGGCTCGCGAGTCGGGCGTGTTCCTGAAAGTTGTCAAGAACACCCTGGCTGCACGCGCTGTTGCCGGTACCGAGTTCGAGGTCGTCGCTGACGCCCTGACCGGTCCGCTGCTGTACGCGTTTTCGACCGAGGAACCGGGCGCCGCTGGCCGCCTGATCAAGGAATTCGCGAAGACCAACGACAAGCTCAAGCCGAAGGTCGTTTCCATCGAAGGCAAGCTGTTCGATGCCAAGCACGTCGACGTGCTGGCCTCGCTGCCGACCCGCGAAGAAGCCCTGGCCATGCTGGCCCGCGTGCTTGCCGAGCCGGTCACGATGTTCGCGCGCGCCATCAAGGCCGTGGCGGACAAGCAGGGTGGTGGCGAAGTTGCCGCCGAAGCCCCGGCTGAAGCCTGA
- the rplL gene encoding 50S ribosomal protein L7/L12, whose amino-acid sequence MSTLTTEQIVEAIKAKSLTEIMELVKSIEDTFGVSAAAPVAVAAAGPAAAAAEEQTEFDVILKSAGDKKVDVIKAVRAITGLGLKEAKDLTEAGGVVKEAASKEDAAKFKKDLEAAGATVELK is encoded by the coding sequence ATGTCCACCCTGACCACCGAACAGATCGTTGAAGCCATCAAGGCCAAGTCCCTGACGGAAATCATGGAACTGGTGAAGTCGATCGAAGACACCTTCGGCGTCTCGGCTGCCGCTCCGGTTGCCGTTGCCGCTGCCGGTCCGGCCGCTGCCGCTGCTGAAGAGCAGACCGAGTTCGACGTGATCCTGAAGTCCGCCGGCGACAAGAAGGTCGACGTGATCAAGGCCGTCCGCGCCATCACCGGCCTGGGCCTGAAGGAAGCCAAGGACCTCACCGAAGCCGGTGGCGTCGTGAAGGAAGCTGCTTCGAAGGAAGACGCTGCGAAGTTCAAGAAGGACCTCGAAGCTGCCGGCGCCACGGTCGAACTCAAGTAA